Proteins from a single region of Hymenobacter aquaticus:
- a CDS encoding endo-1,4-beta-xylanase yields the protein MTFKFDKPTFMKPTAPFRKLTTAGLLLAGLTVFSSQQKAPEKGLKDYYKDYFPVGVAVSPAGLKGAEGELIKQHFNSITPENAMKMGPIHPEENRYEWRDADEIVQFAQDNKLRVRGHNLLWHEQTPKWLFKDAAGQPVSKEVLLRRLHDHIFTVVQRYKGKIYAWDVVNEAISDNPNEFLRNSEWYQICGEDFIAKAFEYAHEADPQAVLFYNDYNTERPEKRERIFKLLKKLKDAKVPIDAVGLQGHWSLQEPTETELRKALDQYASLGLKVQITELDVSIYPWEKEKRAKRPGESDAYTSALEQQQAAQYRMFFKVFRDYRKVLTGVTFWNISDKYTWLDTYPVVGRKNYPLLFDQNQQPKKAYWEVVKF from the coding sequence ATGACGTTCAAATTTGACAAACCCACCTTCATGAAGCCCACTGCTCCCTTCCGCAAACTCACCACCGCCGGCCTGCTCCTAGCCGGCCTCACCGTATTCAGCAGTCAGCAAAAAGCCCCCGAAAAGGGCCTGAAGGATTACTACAAGGACTATTTTCCGGTGGGCGTGGCCGTGTCGCCGGCGGGGTTGAAGGGCGCGGAAGGGGAGCTCATCAAGCAGCACTTCAACAGCATCACGCCGGAAAACGCCATGAAGATGGGCCCGATTCATCCGGAGGAAAACCGCTACGAGTGGCGCGACGCCGACGAAATCGTGCAATTCGCCCAGGATAACAAGCTGCGGGTGCGGGGCCATAACCTGCTCTGGCACGAGCAAACTCCGAAGTGGCTCTTCAAGGACGCGGCGGGCCAGCCGGTGAGCAAGGAAGTGCTGCTCCGGCGCCTGCACGACCATATTTTCACCGTCGTGCAGCGCTACAAGGGCAAGATCTACGCCTGGGACGTGGTGAACGAAGCCATCAGCGACAACCCCAACGAATTCCTGCGCAACTCGGAATGGTACCAGATCTGCGGGGAGGATTTCATTGCCAAAGCCTTCGAGTACGCCCACGAGGCCGACCCCCAGGCGGTGCTGTTCTACAACGACTACAACACCGAACGGCCCGAGAAGCGGGAGCGGATATTCAAGCTGCTCAAGAAGCTCAAGGATGCCAAGGTGCCCATCGACGCGGTGGGCCTGCAGGGGCACTGGTCGTTGCAGGAACCCACGGAAACTGAGCTGCGGAAGGCCCTGGACCAGTACGCGTCCCTGGGCCTGAAAGTGCAGATTACCGAGCTCGACGTCTCGATTTACCCCTGGGAAAAGGAGAAGCGCGCCAAACGGCCCGGCGAATCGGATGCCTACACGTCCGCGCTGGAGCAGCAGCAGGCCGCGCAGTACCGGATGTTCTTTAAAGTCTTCCGCGACTACCGCAAAGTGCTGACCGGCGTCACGTTCTGGAACATCTCCGACAAGTACACCTGGCTGGATACTTACCCCGTGGTCGGCCGCAAAAACTACCCGCTGCTGTTTGATCAGAACCAGCAGCCCAAGAAGGCTTACTGGGAAGTGGTGAAGTTCTAA